Proteins from one Sarcophilus harrisii chromosome 2, mSarHar1.11, whole genome shotgun sequence genomic window:
- the LTB4R2 gene encoding leukotriene B4 receptor 2 produces MKLFCLQPPGNETLLSSPASRATGTVFLLLAAVLGLPGNGFVVWSLAGWRPARGRPLVATLVLHLALADGAVLMLTPLFVAFLVGQAWPLGHTGCKAVYYVCAVSMYASVLLTALLSLQRCLAVTRPFLAPTLRSPALARRLLLGVWAAALLLALPAATYRHLWGGRVCQLCHPSPAAAAAHLALETLTAFVLPFGLVLGCYGVTLARLRSGRWGAGRQGVRAGRLVSAIVLAFGLLWAPYHAVNLLQAVAALAPSNGSLARLGGAGQAARAGTTALAFFSSSVNPILYVFAAGDLLPRAGPRFLTRIFEGSGEARGEGRSHEGTMELRATRRLGGAGQDQGNGDPGGGVQGIGSDCKG; encoded by the coding sequence ATGAAGCTGTTCTGCCTCCAGCCCCCGGGCAATGAGACTCTTCTGAGTTCCCCGGCCTCGAGGGCCACGGGCACTGTGTTCTTGCTGCTGGCTGCCGTGCTAGGGCTGCCCGGCAATGGCTTCGTGGTGTGGAGCCTCGCGGGCTGGAGGCCGGCGCGGGGAAGGCCCCTGGTGGCCACCCTGGTGCTGCATCTGGCCCTGGCCGACGGCGCGGTGCTGATGCTCACCCCACTCTTCGTGGCTTTTCTGGTTGGCCAGGCGTGGCCCCTGGGCCACACGGGCTGCAAAGCGGTGTACTACGTGTGCGCGGTCAGTATGTACGCCAGCGTCCTGCTCACCGCCCTGCTGAGCCTGCAGCGCTGCCTGGCCGTCACCCGTCCCTTCCTGGCTCCCACTCTGCGCAGCCCGGCCTTGGCCCGACGACTGCTGCTTGGCGTCTGGGCAGCCGCTCTGCTCCTGGCGCTGCCCGCAGCCACCTACAGACACCTGTGGGGGGGACGCGTGTGCCAGCTGTGCCATCCTTCACCTGCTGCGGCCGCAGCTCACCTGGCGTTGGAGACCCTGACGGCTTTCGTGCTGCCCTTCGGCTTGGTACTGGGCTGCTACGGAGTGACTCTGGCCCGGCTGCGGAGCGGGCGCTGGGGGGCCGGACGCCAGGGCGTGCGCGCAGGCCGTCTAGTGAGTGCCATCGTGCTGGCTTTCGGCTTGCTCTGGGCTCCCTACCACGCTGTCAACTTGCTGCAAGCAGTGGCCGCCTTGGCACCTTCCAATGGGTCTCTGGCGAGACTTGGGGGGGCAGGCCAGGCCGCCAGGGCCGGGACCACAGCTTTGGCTTTCTTCAGCTCCAGCGTCAACCCCATTCTCTACGTTTTTGCTGCCGGGGACCTTTTGCCCCGGGCTGGACCTCGATTCCTCACCCGAATCTTCGAAGGCTCAGGGGAGGCACGGGGGGAAGGTCGTTCCCACGAAGGAACGATGGAGCTGCGAGCTACTAGGCGCTTGGGAGGAGCAGGGCAGGATCAAGGGAATGGGGACCCCGGCGGTGGAGTCCAAGGGATAGGCTCAGATTGCAAAGGCTGA
- the LTB4R gene encoding leukotriene B4 receptor 1 translates to MATNITAPDANSSSIMFITSLSIILLSLALALGLPGNSFVVWSILVQMRRRSVTALLVLNLALADLAVLLTAPFFLHFLAKGTWSFGLAGCRLCHYTCGVSMYASVLLITAMSVDRSLAVACPFISQKFRTKAVVWKVLGGIWVVSFFLAVPVIVYRQVVHKEPDREICVPIYSTLGHVAFHLLFESITGFVLPFIAIVGSYSDISRRLRATKFHRRRRTGRLVVLIILTFTAFWLPYHAVNFGEASRALGGYKIGEGSVGQRLKLARYVLIALAFLSSSLNPLLYACAGGGLLRSAGVGFVAKLLEGTGSELSTTRRGTQVQSPCNNPNSPLEPGPAETMTLSTNPTD, encoded by the coding sequence ATGGCCACCAACATCACAGCCCCTGATGCAAATTCATCCAGTATAATGTTCATCACGTCCCTGTCCATCATACTGCTCTCACTGGCCCTGGCATTGGGACTTCCAGGAAACAGCTTTGTGGTGTGGAGTATCCTGGTCCAAATGCGACGTCGCTCTGTCACTGCCCTTTTGGTCCTGAACCTGGCACTGGCTGATCTGGCGGTGCTGCTTACTGCGCCCTTCTTCCTCCACTTCCTGGCCAAGGGAACCTGGTCCTTTGGCCTGGCCGGTTGCCGCCTCTGCCACTACACCTGTGGAGTCAGCATGTATGCCAGTGTCCTTCTCATCACAGCCATGAGTGTCGACCGCTCCCTGGCTGTGGCTTGCCCTTTCATTTCTCAGAAATTCCGAACCAAGGCAGTTGTCTGGAAAGTCTTGGGGGGCATCTGggtggtttctttctttctggcagTACCTGTTATCGTGTACCGACAAGTGGTACATAAAGAGCCAGACAGAGAGATCTGTGTTCCCATTTACTCCACTCTTGGCCACGTGGCCTTTCACTTGCTGTTTGAGTCCATCACAGGCTTTGTGCTGCCCTTTATAGCCATTGTTGGCAGCTACTCAGACATCAGTCGGCGGCTTCGAGCCACCAAATTCCACCGGAGACGCCGCACCGGACGCCTAGTGGTGTTGATCATTTTGACTTTTACTGCTTTCTGGCTGCCTTACCATGCTGTGAACTTTGGAGAGGCTTCCAGGGCCCTGGGTGGGTATAAAATAGGGGAGGGCTCTGTAGGACAGCGGCTGAAGTTGGCCCGCTATGTTCTTATTGCCTTAGCCTTTCTGAGTAGTAGTCTGAACCCTCTCCTGTATGCTTGTGCTGGTGGTGGGCTACTCCGCTCAGCTGGGGTAGGCTTTGTAGCCAAGTTGCTTGAAGGCACTGGCTCAGAGTTATCCACCACCCGGAGGGGCACCCAGGTTCAATCACCCTGTAACAACCCCAACAGTCCTCTGGAACCTGGCCCAGCAGAGACCATGACTCTCTCCACCAATCCCACTGACTGA
- the ADCY4 gene encoding adenylate cyclase type 4 isoform X1 yields MPRLFSPRPPPSEDLFYETYYSLSQQYPLLLLLLVIVLSTLLALLTVTWASGRALGSDPAFLAGVLCALGGFALLLCLASREQRLQRWTRPVSGLVWAALLALGHSFLFTGGVVSAWDQVSFFLFIIFTVYTMLPLGMRDAAVAGFASSLSHLLVLGLYLGPQPVSRPPLLPQLAANAVLFLCGNAAGAYHKALMERALRATFREALSSLHSRRRLDSEKRHQEHLLLSILPAYLAREMKAEIMARLQAGQGPRPEGTNNFHSLYVKRHQGVSVLYADIVGFTRLASECSPKELVLMLNELFGKFDQIAKEHECMRIKILGDCYYCVSGLPLSLPDHALNCVRMGLDMCRAIRKLRAATGVDINMRVGVHSGSVLCGVIGLQKWQYDVWSHDVTLANHMEAGGVPGRVHITGATLALLGGAYAVEDAAPGHRDPYLRELGEPTYLVIDPRAEEEEEEEVTAGGPLSPPEGPKMRPSLLMTRYLESWGAAKPFAHLSHPDSPVPVSPPLPENALASLGPQRSLDRTRTPRGLEDELDTGDEKFFQVIEQLNSQKQWKRSKDFSPFTLYFREKEMEKEYRLSALPAFKYYAACTFLVFLSNFTIQMLVANRPPALTVTYGIIFILFCLLLFICFSEHMTRCVLKGPKFLHWLPALSGTVATRPGLRVALGTTTILIVLTMAIVNLFFQPVSDCSFPAHNSSAAALNSSWEISGSLPLISIPYSMHCCVLGFLSCSLFLHMNFELKLLLLLLWLLASCSLFLHSHAWLSDCLVAHLYPTHNAQRPGVLKEPKLMGAISFFVFFFTLLALARQNEYYCRLDFLWKKKLRQEREETETMENLTRLLLENVLPAHVAPQFIGQNRRNEDLYHQSYECVCVLFASVPDFKEFYSESNINREGLECLRLLNEIIADFDELLSKPKFSGVEKIKTIGSTYMAATGLNATSGQDTQQDSERSCSHLGTMVEFAVALGAKLDIINKHSFNNFRLRVGLNHGPVVAGVIGAQKPQYDIWGNTVNVASRMESTGVLGKIQVTEETARVLQSLGYTCYSRGVIKVKGKGQLRTYFLSTESARIGPNT; encoded by the exons ATGCCCCGGCTCTTCAGTCCCCGGCCTCCCCCCAGCGAAGATCTCTTCTACGAGACTTATTACAGCCTGAGCCAGCAGTACCCGCTGTTGCTACTACTGCTAGTCATCGTGCTTTCTACACTTCTGGCTCTGCTTACGGTCACATGGGCCAGCGGTCGG GCGCTGGGCTCAGACCCAGCCTTCCTAGCTGGAGTGCTCTGCGCACTAGGGGGCTTTGCGCTCCTGCTCTGCTTGGCTTCCCGGGAGCAGAGACTGCAGCGTTGGACCCGCCCGGTATCAGGGCTCGTGTGGGCCGCCCTACTGGCCCTGGGCCACAGTTTCCTGTTCACTGGCGGTGTGGTCAGCGCCTGGGACCAG gtgtcctttttcctcttcatcatcTTTACGGTGTACACCATGCTGCCTCTGGGTATGCGGGACGCAGCTGTGGCCGGCTTTGCCTCTTCTCTGTCCCACCTTCTGGTCCTTGGGCTGTACCTTGGGCCACAGCCTGTCTCGCGGCCCCCGCTTCTCCCTCAG CTGGCTGCCAACGCGGTCCTGTTCTTATGCGGGAATGCGGCAGGAGCCTATCACAAAGCGCTAATGGAGCGCGCACTTCGGGCCACATTCCGAGAGGCTCTGAGCTCCCTGCACTCTAGGAGGCGATTGGATTCTGAGAAGAGACACCAG GAACATCTCTTGCTGTCCATATTGCCGGCTTACTTGGCCAGAGAAATGAAGGCCGAGATCATGGCTCGGCTTCAGGCTGGGCAAGGCCCCCGACCTGAAGGCACCAACAACTTTCACAGTTTGTACGTGAAGAGGCACCAGGGGGTCAG CGTGCTGTATGCTGACATTGTTGGCTTCACTCGACTGGCCAGCGAATGCTCTCCCAAGGAACTGGTGCTAATGCTAAACGAACTCTTTGGCAAATTCGATCAGATCGCCAAG GAGCACGAGTGCATGCGGATTAAGATTCTGGGAGACTGTTACTATTGTGTGTCTGGTTTGCCACTCTCTCTACCGGACCACGCACTCAACTGTGTGCGCATGGGGCTGGACATGTGCCGTGCCATCCG GAAGCTGCGGGCAGCCACTGGAGTGGATATCAACATGCGGGTGGGCGTGCACTCGGGCAGCGTGCTCTGCGGTGTCATCGGACTTCAGAAGTGGCAATATGACGTCTGGTCCCATGATGTCACCCTGGCCAACCACATGGAGGCAGGAGGAGTGCCTGG tcGAGTGCACATCACAGGGGCAACCTTGGCCCTGTTGGGAGGGGCTTATGCTGTGGAAGATGCAGCCCCGGGGCATCGGGACCCTTATCTTCGGGAGCTTGGGGAGCCCACTTACCTGGTCATTGACCCAAGG gcagaagaggaagaagaagaggaagtaaCTGCAGGAGGCCCATTGTCTCCTCCTGAAGGACCCAAAATGCGTCCATCACTTCTGATGACCCGATACTTGGAGTCCTGGGGTGCAGCGAAGCCTTTTGCCCATCTCAGCCACCCAGACAGCCCTGTGCCCGTTTCACCCCCTCTTCCG GAAAATGCCTTGGCCTCCCTGGGCCCTCAGAGGAGCCTGGATCG GACCAGAACTCCTAGAGGACTTGAGGATGAACTGGACACTGGGGATGAGAAATTCTTTCAAGTCATCGAGCAGCTTAATTCCCAGAA ACAGTGGAAACGATCCAAGGACTTCAGCCCATTCACCTTGTACTTtcgagagaaagagatggagaaggag TATCGGCTCTCAGCTCTCCCTGCCTTCAAGTATTACGCAGCTTGTACCTTTCTGGTTTTCCTCTCCAATTTCACCATTCAGATGCTGGTGGCCAACAG GCCCCCAGCTCTGACTGTCACTTATGGCATCATCTTCATCCTCTTTTGCCTTCTCCTCTTCATCTGCTTCTCAGAACACATGACG AGATGTGTCCTGAAAGGTCCCAAGTTTCTGCACTGGCTTCCAGCTCTCTCAGGAACAGTAGCCACAAGACCCGGTCTTCGAGTTGCCCTCGGCACCACCACCATCCTTATTGTCCTCACCATGGCTATTGTCAACCTG TTCTTTCAGCCAGTGTCCGACTGCTCCTTCCCAGCCCACAATTCCTCTGCTGCTGCTCTCAATAGCTCCTGGGAAATCTCTGGTTCCTTGCCTCTCATCAGCATCCCG TACTCCATGCATTGCTGTGTGCTGGGTTTCCTCTCCTGCTCCCTCTTTCTGCATATGAACTTCGAActgaagctgctgctgctactgctctGGTTGCTGGCCTCCTGCAGCCTCTTCTTGCATTCCCATGCCTGGCTATCTGACTGCCTCGTTGCCCACCTCTACCCGACTCACAATGCTCAAAG GCCTGGGGTGCTAAAGGAGCCCAAACTGATGGGTGCCATCTCCTTCTTCGTCTTTTTTTTCACCCTTCTGGCTCTGGCTCGACAG AATGAGTATTATTGCCGATTGGATTTCCTGTGGAAAAAAAAGCTTCGTCAAGAgcgagaggagacagagacaatgGAGAACCTGACTCGACTGCTGCTGGAAAATGTGTTGCCTGCACATGTTGCCCCCCAGTTCATTGGTCAGAACCGGCGAAATGAG GACCTCTACCACCAATCCTATGAGTGTGTCTGTGTCCTCTTTGCTTctgtccctgacttcaaggaatttTACTCTGAGTCCAACATTAACCGCGAGGGGCTAGAATGTCTTCGGCTGCTGAATGAGATCATTGCAGATTTtgatgag CTACTCTCTAAACCCAAGTTCAGCGGTGTGGAAAAGATCAAAACTATTGGCAGCACATATATGGCAGCTACAGGGTTAAATGCCACCTCTGGACAGGACACCCAGCAG GACTCTGAACGAAGTTGCAGCCACCTGGGCACTATGGTGGAGTTTGCAGTGGCACTGGGGGCCAAGCTGGACATCATCAACAAGCACTCATTCAACAACTTCCGTCTGCGTGTGG GGTTGAATCATGGGCCAGTCGTGGCTGGGGTAATTGGAGCACAGAAACCACAGTATGATATCTGGGGCAACACTGTGAATGTGGCTAGCAGAATGGAGAGCACAGGGGTTTTGGGCAAGATCCAG GTAACTGAGGAAACAGCCCGGGTCCTACAGTCTTTGGGCTATACCTGCTATAGTCGAGGAGTAATCAAGGTTAAAGGCAAAGGACAGCTCCGCACCTACTTCCTATCCACAGAATCGGCACGGATTGGGCCCAATACTTAG
- the ADCY4 gene encoding adenylate cyclase type 4 isoform X2 — translation MPRLFSPRPPPSEDLFYETYYSLSQQYPLLLLLLVIVLSTLLALLTVTWASGRALGSDPAFLAGVLCALGGFALLLCLASREQRLQRWTRPVSGLVWAALLALGHSFLFTGGVVSAWDQVSFFLFIIFTVYTMLPLGMRDAAVAGFASSLSHLLVLGLYLGPQPVSRPPLLPQLAANAVLFLCGNAAGAYHKALMERALRATFREALSSLHSRRRLDSEKRHQEHLLLSILPAYLAREMKAEIMARLQAGQGPRPEGTNNFHSLYVKRHQGVSVLYADIVGFTRLASECSPKELVLMLNELFGKFDQIAKEHECMRIKILGDCYYCVSGLPLSLPDHALNCVRMGLDMCRAIRKLRAATGVDINMRVGVHSGSVLCGVIGLQKWQYDVWSHDVTLANHMEAGGVPGRVHITGATLALLGGAYAVEDAAPGHRDPYLRELGEPTYLVIDPRAEEEEEEEVTAGGPLSPPEGPKMRPSLLMTRYLESWGAAKPFAHLSHPDSPVPVSPPLPENALASLGPQRSLDRTRTPRGLEDELDTGDEKFFQVIEQLNSQKQWKRSKDFSPFTLYFREKEMEKEYRLSALPAFKYYAACTFLVFLSNFTIQMLVANRPPALTVTYGIIFILFCLLLFICFSEHMTRCVLKGPKFLHWLPALSGTVATRPGLRVALGTTTILIVLTMAIVNLFFQPVSDCSFPAHNSSAAALNSSWEISGSLPLISIPNEYYCRLDFLWKKKLRQEREETETMENLTRLLLENVLPAHVAPQFIGQNRRNEDLYHQSYECVCVLFASVPDFKEFYSESNINREGLECLRLLNEIIADFDELLSKPKFSGVEKIKTIGSTYMAATGLNATSGQDTQQDSERSCSHLGTMVEFAVALGAKLDIINKHSFNNFRLRVGLNHGPVVAGVIGAQKPQYDIWGNTVNVASRMESTGVLGKIQVTEETARVLQSLGYTCYSRGVIKVKGKGQLRTYFLSTESARIGPNT, via the exons ATGCCCCGGCTCTTCAGTCCCCGGCCTCCCCCCAGCGAAGATCTCTTCTACGAGACTTATTACAGCCTGAGCCAGCAGTACCCGCTGTTGCTACTACTGCTAGTCATCGTGCTTTCTACACTTCTGGCTCTGCTTACGGTCACATGGGCCAGCGGTCGG GCGCTGGGCTCAGACCCAGCCTTCCTAGCTGGAGTGCTCTGCGCACTAGGGGGCTTTGCGCTCCTGCTCTGCTTGGCTTCCCGGGAGCAGAGACTGCAGCGTTGGACCCGCCCGGTATCAGGGCTCGTGTGGGCCGCCCTACTGGCCCTGGGCCACAGTTTCCTGTTCACTGGCGGTGTGGTCAGCGCCTGGGACCAG gtgtcctttttcctcttcatcatcTTTACGGTGTACACCATGCTGCCTCTGGGTATGCGGGACGCAGCTGTGGCCGGCTTTGCCTCTTCTCTGTCCCACCTTCTGGTCCTTGGGCTGTACCTTGGGCCACAGCCTGTCTCGCGGCCCCCGCTTCTCCCTCAG CTGGCTGCCAACGCGGTCCTGTTCTTATGCGGGAATGCGGCAGGAGCCTATCACAAAGCGCTAATGGAGCGCGCACTTCGGGCCACATTCCGAGAGGCTCTGAGCTCCCTGCACTCTAGGAGGCGATTGGATTCTGAGAAGAGACACCAG GAACATCTCTTGCTGTCCATATTGCCGGCTTACTTGGCCAGAGAAATGAAGGCCGAGATCATGGCTCGGCTTCAGGCTGGGCAAGGCCCCCGACCTGAAGGCACCAACAACTTTCACAGTTTGTACGTGAAGAGGCACCAGGGGGTCAG CGTGCTGTATGCTGACATTGTTGGCTTCACTCGACTGGCCAGCGAATGCTCTCCCAAGGAACTGGTGCTAATGCTAAACGAACTCTTTGGCAAATTCGATCAGATCGCCAAG GAGCACGAGTGCATGCGGATTAAGATTCTGGGAGACTGTTACTATTGTGTGTCTGGTTTGCCACTCTCTCTACCGGACCACGCACTCAACTGTGTGCGCATGGGGCTGGACATGTGCCGTGCCATCCG GAAGCTGCGGGCAGCCACTGGAGTGGATATCAACATGCGGGTGGGCGTGCACTCGGGCAGCGTGCTCTGCGGTGTCATCGGACTTCAGAAGTGGCAATATGACGTCTGGTCCCATGATGTCACCCTGGCCAACCACATGGAGGCAGGAGGAGTGCCTGG tcGAGTGCACATCACAGGGGCAACCTTGGCCCTGTTGGGAGGGGCTTATGCTGTGGAAGATGCAGCCCCGGGGCATCGGGACCCTTATCTTCGGGAGCTTGGGGAGCCCACTTACCTGGTCATTGACCCAAGG gcagaagaggaagaagaagaggaagtaaCTGCAGGAGGCCCATTGTCTCCTCCTGAAGGACCCAAAATGCGTCCATCACTTCTGATGACCCGATACTTGGAGTCCTGGGGTGCAGCGAAGCCTTTTGCCCATCTCAGCCACCCAGACAGCCCTGTGCCCGTTTCACCCCCTCTTCCG GAAAATGCCTTGGCCTCCCTGGGCCCTCAGAGGAGCCTGGATCG GACCAGAACTCCTAGAGGACTTGAGGATGAACTGGACACTGGGGATGAGAAATTCTTTCAAGTCATCGAGCAGCTTAATTCCCAGAA ACAGTGGAAACGATCCAAGGACTTCAGCCCATTCACCTTGTACTTtcgagagaaagagatggagaaggag TATCGGCTCTCAGCTCTCCCTGCCTTCAAGTATTACGCAGCTTGTACCTTTCTGGTTTTCCTCTCCAATTTCACCATTCAGATGCTGGTGGCCAACAG GCCCCCAGCTCTGACTGTCACTTATGGCATCATCTTCATCCTCTTTTGCCTTCTCCTCTTCATCTGCTTCTCAGAACACATGACG AGATGTGTCCTGAAAGGTCCCAAGTTTCTGCACTGGCTTCCAGCTCTCTCAGGAACAGTAGCCACAAGACCCGGTCTTCGAGTTGCCCTCGGCACCACCACCATCCTTATTGTCCTCACCATGGCTATTGTCAACCTG TTCTTTCAGCCAGTGTCCGACTGCTCCTTCCCAGCCCACAATTCCTCTGCTGCTGCTCTCAATAGCTCCTGGGAAATCTCTGGTTCCTTGCCTCTCATCAGCATCCCG AATGAGTATTATTGCCGATTGGATTTCCTGTGGAAAAAAAAGCTTCGTCAAGAgcgagaggagacagagacaatgGAGAACCTGACTCGACTGCTGCTGGAAAATGTGTTGCCTGCACATGTTGCCCCCCAGTTCATTGGTCAGAACCGGCGAAATGAG GACCTCTACCACCAATCCTATGAGTGTGTCTGTGTCCTCTTTGCTTctgtccctgacttcaaggaatttTACTCTGAGTCCAACATTAACCGCGAGGGGCTAGAATGTCTTCGGCTGCTGAATGAGATCATTGCAGATTTtgatgag CTACTCTCTAAACCCAAGTTCAGCGGTGTGGAAAAGATCAAAACTATTGGCAGCACATATATGGCAGCTACAGGGTTAAATGCCACCTCTGGACAGGACACCCAGCAG GACTCTGAACGAAGTTGCAGCCACCTGGGCACTATGGTGGAGTTTGCAGTGGCACTGGGGGCCAAGCTGGACATCATCAACAAGCACTCATTCAACAACTTCCGTCTGCGTGTGG GGTTGAATCATGGGCCAGTCGTGGCTGGGGTAATTGGAGCACAGAAACCACAGTATGATATCTGGGGCAACACTGTGAATGTGGCTAGCAGAATGGAGAGCACAGGGGTTTTGGGCAAGATCCAG GTAACTGAGGAAACAGCCCGGGTCCTACAGTCTTTGGGCTATACCTGCTATAGTCGAGGAGTAATCAAGGTTAAAGGCAAAGGACAGCTCCGCACCTACTTCCTATCCACAGAATCGGCACGGATTGGGCCCAATACTTAG